A window from Hemicordylus capensis ecotype Gifberg chromosome 2, rHemCap1.1.pri, whole genome shotgun sequence encodes these proteins:
- the LOC128344053 gene encoding keratin, type II cuticular Hb5-like: MSCRSNPACGPRDFSSCSAVLPPMGNASRVSTSCSTKFIGVGYGGAGCFSSRSLVGANSCGPRVAVNGCLPPRCGYGYRGVGAGYGYGGTGCGYGFRRSGVCSPCITPVTCNESLLQPLNLGIDATAQAAKCQEKNELQCLNSKFACFIDKVRFLEQQNLLLKTKWNFLQERKCCKSNMEPMFKEYIANLKKQLEHLECEKAQLQAEMKNWRDTLECNKKKFEEECHRRTCAENEYVTIKKDVDCVFMDKSEKEAKVEALMQDICFYRGTFEEEIHELQSCISDTCVTVQMDNSRGLNMDSVIEEFRCRYEDIASRSRAEAEAWCQCQYQELKTTAAKHCDNLRCVKEELTELTRAVHRLEADVSNVKAQRCKLDEEIAAAEERGEIAVKDAKCKLTELEDALHKAKQDMACQLREYQELMNVKMALDIEITTYRKLLEGEECRLGEGECAVNISVRRSQGAVVCDTDPRCVSGPRGVCGPGGRTVTTCGTRVTTCGPARDVCVDAMPPCRDAVNCAPCVSACPPCGDVCPLPRGFSSGSARGSNIKFVAPTGYCGRRF; the protein is encoded by the exons ATGTCTTGCCGCTCAAACCCTGCATGTGGCCCTAGAGATTTCAGCTCTTGTTCAGCTGTCCTACCACCCATGGGGAATGCATCCCGGGTCAGCACTTCCTGCTCCACTAAGTTCATTGGTGTCGGTTATGGAGGAGCTGGCTGCTTTAGTAGCAGGAGCCTGGTGGGTGCCAACTCTTGTGGCCCCAGAGTCGCCGTCAATGGTTGTCTGCCTCCAAGATGTGGATATGGCTACCGGGGTGTTGGCGCTGGATATGGTTATGGTGGCACAGGATGTGGTTACGGTTTCAGGCGTTCTGGGGTCTGCTCACCTTGCATCACCCCTGTGACTTGCAATGAATCCTTGCTGCAACCACTTAACCTGGGGATTGACGCCACAGCCCAAGCAGCAAAGTGTCAAGAGAAGAATGAACTCCAGTGCCTCAACAGCAAATTTGCCTGCTTCATTGACAAG GTCCGATTTTTGGAGCAGCAGAATCTGCTGCTGAAGACCAAGTGGAACTTCTTGCAAGAGAGGAAATGTTGCAAAAGTAACATGGAGCCCATGTTCAAAGAATATATTGCTAACCTGAAGAAGCAGCTGGAGCACCTGGAATGTGAGAAAGCGCAGCTGCAGGCAGAAATGAAAAACTGGAGAGACACTCTGGAATGTAACAAGAAAAA GTTCGAAGAAGAGTGCCACCGACGAACATGTGCTGAAAATGAATACGTGACCATTAAAAAG GATGTGGATTGTGTGTTCATGGACAAATCAGAAAAAGAAGCCAAAGTGGAGGCTTTGATGCAAGACATCTGTTTTTACAGAGGTACTTTTGAAGAG GAAATCCATGAGCTGCAGTCTTGCATTTCAGATACCTGCGTGACAGTGCAGATGGACAATAGCCGAGGTCTGAATATGGACAGTGTAATTGAGGAATTCCGGTGCCGGTATGAAGACATTGCATCCAGAAGCCGGGCTGAGGCTGAAGCTTGGTGCCAGTGTCAG TATCAAGAATTGAAAACAACCGCTGCCAAACACTGTGACAACCTGCGTTGCGTCAAGGAAGAACTTACTGAGCTGACCAGAGCAGTTCATAGGCTGGAGGCAGACGTTTCAAACGTGAAAGCCCAG CGTTGCAAATTGGACGAAGAGATTGCTGCAGCTGAAGAGCGTGGGGAGATAGCCGTGAAAGATGCCAAATGCAAGTTGACTGAGCTGGAGGATGCTCTGCACAAGGCCAAGCAGGATATGGCCTGCCAGCTGCGGGAGTACCAGGAGCTGATGAATGTCAAGATGGCCCTGGATATTGAGATCACCACCTACAGGAAGCTGCTGGAAGGAGAAGAATGCAG GTTGGGTGAAGGAGAATGTGCTGTGAACATCT ctgtgcGAAGAAGCCAGGGTGCAGTTGTATGCGACACCGACCCTCGATGTGTTAGTGGACCCCGTGGTGTGTGCGGGCCTGGAGGAAGGACAGTGACAACCTGTGGGACTCGAGTGACAACCTGTGGCCCAGccagagatgtgtgtgtggaTGCCATGCCTCCTTGTAGGGATGCAGTGAATTGTGCTCCCTGTGTCAGCGCTTGCCCACCTTGTGGAGATGTATGCCCCCTGCCACGGGGTTTTAGCAGTGGGAGCGCGAGGGGCTCCAATATCAAATTTGTAGCTCCCACTGGCTATTGTGGACGAAGATTCTAG